The Miscanthus floridulus cultivar M001 chromosome 6, ASM1932011v1, whole genome shotgun sequence genomic interval CCACTGGTGGTGACAACTGATACGAGTTGTAGCTGAAAATCTGCCGCCGGCTCGTTTCTGTCCAGTCTTGCCAAATCACCTTTAGGGCTGCGATAAGGATGCCTGTAATCCCATTCCAGTCATTCTGTCGAGTAATGGAACTCAGTACGTGTAAAGTTTGGATGGTTGAGAGAGTAAAATAGCTCACGGTGTCTTGCAAAGTTTGGATGATTGTTACTAGACTAGACTAGATGGTAAAATAGGTGCCTGAAATTGTGCTCTGAAGTGTGTTCCTATATGCTGCGATAAGGCTGTAATCCCATTGCAGTCATACATGTTCCTATACGCTCAGGTTTCAGACACCTATTTTACCATCTAGTCTGAGAaagtagggccttgtttagattgaaacttttttcaatctaatgaatagtaccacttttgttttatttgataaatattgtccaatcgtggatcaactaggctcaaaagattcatctcgtgatttccaactaaactgtgtaattagttatttttttacctacatttaatgctccatgcaaacggctaaaaattaatgtgatggagagagagtgaaaaaacttagaactttgatgggatctaaacaaggcctggaaAGAGGAGCAAGATGCCTGTATAGTACTACTTGCCTACTCGTAAGTACATGCGGTGCTCGGAAGCATGGCTTCCTCATGGGCGCCAAAGAGTACGAATGTCTGATGCAGATTGAACTGTACTGGTAAAAACAAACCCAGCTTTCAGGGCATGGAACAAAGTAACGAAAAACGCATGAAcggggaaaaacagaggaatatGAAAAGAACGGAGGTATAAAACAGAGGATTGAAAAACATAGGAATTTTATAAGAATAGGTGTTTAGAACACAGTAATATAACTGGTATAGGAATTTTAGAGTTAGCTGCGAACTCAATGCTTTAAATTAAAATTAACAgtaaataattttttttcacggcttgatctgcttctttttttatctggaatagtattttcctctcacaaattcctccagattcatccatatttctccagattcctccaaaattcctccaagcgaatgaACCAAagcctatatgtatatatatatatcaaataaAGCATGGAAGAGGGCCCAAACCCCACAACTAGCATCTTCTCCGTTCTTCGCTCAATGGCTAATGTACActgctgctgttttttttttctcttcctcACTGCAATAGCAGCATCCGTCATCATGAGCTTGATTAGTCCGTGAGCGTGCACGCAAGCGCCGCACGAAACATTCCCCCCAGCTCAGCGTGGATGTTTTCTTTCCTCCAAAAGTAGAGGATTGCTCGCCGTTCCAAAGGAAATGTCACCGTTCATTTCTTTGTTCCAAACGCGACTACAGTGAAAAAACCATAGGAACTTGATTCCTCCATTTTTTCTATGTTTTTCCTATGAACCAAACATCCCTACAAATCAGAACCATGATTCTGTTCTCTAAAAGGCTGAATTCAGCCTTCATCCTCTCTACAAATCAGAACCATGATTCTGCACTTTGGTGGTGAATTCGTCATAGCTAGAAAGCAATAAAGAAACTTCAGCATTCCCTTTTCTAAAACTCAAAGGCCCCCTTTGAAATGCAGAATTTTTTTTCGGAATTCTATGTTTTTCTTGTAAAATTGAACTGATTTCTAGTTTTCTGAATCCTACATTTTTCCTTTGAAATTAATGATCCCTGTAACTCATGTGAAATTGAATTGATTCTTATAAAAATCCTCTAAAACTGTTGCATCCTGTAGAAGCCGCAATATACTCGACATTCCTCAACACGGTCGCAACATAGCTTGTTTCTCATTCAGGTCCAGATGTGGATTAAATGCGAGAATACGTGTACTATGCATTATAGATGGTGGCATGTTTTCCTGCCTACATGCTGATTGAGCTAGCACACATGACTgtgaccttttttttttttgcgaggaacTATATGGTAGGTTCACACAACCACAATTCATGTGACAACATATAACCATGAGCAAACTAACACTCGATTCTTAGCTTCACATAAGTACACACAAAATCAAATTCCTGCTCGTACTTCCAATAAGACTGGGCCTTTCATTGTTCTTCTCTGTACATTATTTAGAACAGGTAGTATTCCTGAGGACATCTGCAGGGAGAGTGCCACGCCAATCGCATCAACATTATTGCTTTGAAGTATttttagggcgtgtttagttccgaaaatttttggcttttggctactgtagcactttcgtttttatttgacaaaaattgtccaattatgaactatttaggcttaaaagattcgtctcacgatttctcggctaactgtgtaattagttttttttttcgtctacatttagtactccatgcatgtgtcgcaagattcgatgtgacggttactatgcaaaaatttttggtttttgggtggaactaaacggggccttagctcTGCTTCTTTGGTGTATCAGCATACTTCCAGGTGGCATGTTCAAAGGAAGCGAATTGTCTTCCACCAGCCACATCTTCTTCACGTATCTGGCTGCCCATTTCTTTCAGATCTTCGTCTGTCAGTTTCACCTTCAAGGAGTCAATGTTGGAATCTAGATTCTTGATTTTGGTTGTCCCTGAGAAATTGTAGGAAACATCTGTCAGTGACTAAACGTAGGACTATCAGAATTCAGAACATATAGCAATTAAGCATGACTACTGATGAGTTCCTTGAACTTGGAAGGGAATAATAAGTGCAGAAAGACTCAAGAATAAGTCAGTTAAATCGCACCACGTTTCTAACCAACAAAAGTATTTCATAGCTCAGTAAAAGAGATCATATGGCACAAACTATTCAGCAAGATATCATGCACACACATTTGGAAGGAAGGAGGTTACTTCCCTTCAAAACAAGCAAAGGTTGTTTGAACTGGATGTGTTCCTCTACATTGTTGTGCTTCTCTGTCAAAGCAGATTATATCATAATTGAAAAGGGTTACTGCCAAATCATACTACTTAAACTATTTCCAATCATTAATGGTCTATGAATATGATGCAATACACTTTTCTATGAGAAAAGGGTGTCTGAAAATGCATGTTTGGGTGGTCAACTTTGTGAGTCATCAGTCTGGAAGCACTGACCGTCGTCAATGATAAGAGAATGAGATTATAAGGTCACACCTGGTATAGGAACCACATCATCTCCTTGATGCAGAACCCATGCTAAAGCTAGCTGAGTAGGGCTGCACTGGTGCTTATTGGCCAGTTCTTCCATTCGCAGATAAATTTGCTTGTTCTTCTCCAAATTTTCTGGAGCAAACCTTGGGATCCCATGCTGACAAGTCAAAGTTAAATCTGTAAGTGAACTAAGAAAAAGATTTTGATGCAGACCAAGAAATGATTTTTTTTGGCAACCAAAGAAAGAAATGATATTCTGAGGTAGACTATATCAATACCAGAACAGATTCAGCGGGCACTTGTTCTTTCACTCCTCTTCCACCAAAAAACCCACGGCCAAGAGGACTGTATGGTACAATTCCAATTCCCAATTCTCTGAAGTCCACAGAGCATAAAGAATCTTAATACATAATAATATCCGGTCAGGACCTCCATGGGCTGGAACATAAGAATCTGCAATCCATGAATCACCTGCAGAGCGGCACAATTTCGGGCTCAATGTCGCGAGACCAGAGAGACCACTCCATCTGCACCGCGGTGATCGGGTGCACAGCATGTGCGCGCCTAATGGTGTCCGGGCTCGCCTCTGACAATCCGATATACTTGACCTTCCCCTCCTCCACCAACTTCTTGAGCTCGCCAATCTGCAATGATTTGGAACAAAGAATTCACATGAGCAAACACACCAACAACGCCGACTGCTTTAAGGCTGGTCGAATGTGCAGGCAGGCTGCAGAGACCGTCTCCTCGATGGGAATTGTGGTGTCAATGCGGTGTTGGTAGTAGAGGTCGATGCAGTCGATGTCGAGGCGGCGCAGGCTGGCCTCGCAGCAGGCGCGAACGTACTCCGGCCGTCCGCACACGGTCGGGTTGCCGCTCTCGTCACGCAGTATCCCGAACTTAGTGGCCACCTGCACCTGCTCCCGCGGCAGCTCCTTCAGCGCCTGCACACAAGTAGAGGCAATTTCTTCCGCGGGTCAGTAAAACTTAGTTCACGCCCATAACTCTTTAGAAAAAGGGAAGTGCGAAAGGGACCTTGCCGAGGAGGATTTCGTTGGTGAGGGGGCCGTATACGTTGGAGGTGTCGAACAAGGTGATCCCGCGGCTGAAAGCGTGCGTGATGACGGCGATGCCGGCCTCGTCGTCCAGCGGGGAGTTGTACGCGCCCGTCAGTCCCATGCACCCGAACCCCAGCTTGGACACCTACATGGATGGAATCAATCGGCCGAGTCGATTCAATCAAAGCACCGGGCTAGCAGACAACGAGAGAGCGGAGGCACAAGATAATTCGGGGAGAGGTGAACTGGGAGAGAGATAAAAGCGACCTCGAATCCCTGGGTGCCGAGCTTGACGCGGGGAACCGGAGGGGCTTGGTTATCCATGGCCGCTGCTAGCCGGTGAACTGGAGGAGGAACGGTGGAGAAGTTTGGTTTCAGGAAAAATAGCAGCCACTTCCGCCAGATTTTGGCCCTCTTTTGGTGCAGCTCCTGCTCTCTCGGCTGTGACACTGTTCACGTCCGGTTCATGGGAGCCGGTTTTCTCTCTTCGTTTTCTCTCTTACATAGCCATTCTGAGagagaagctcgtttttttttttttttttttgcttctccGGCTCTGGCTATAGTGTTGCTACTTTCCTGCCAAGGTACCTCAGGCCTTtgaccggcacatcctcaacgctgctttcctgTCAAGGTACCGATCACCTATCAATATCCAGAAATATTGTGGGGAGATAAACCCTagactttggctcgaagactatcggcttgcctgccaagccggtggtaCGGATAATGATGACTCCATTATcagcaaccttccactattcttggcccattcggcacgagcgtggttggaacacctaccatccaacgcgggccagagttgggcggatctgaagaaaatctttgtggggaatttctagggcacatacaagcgcccta includes:
- the LOC136458507 gene encoding probable aldo-keto reductase 1, with amino-acid sequence MDNQAPPVPRVKLGTQGFEVSKLGFGCMGLTGAYNSPLDDEAGIAVITHAFSRGITLFDTSNVYGPLTNEILLGKALKELPREQVQVATKFGILRDESGNPTVCGRPEYVRACCEASLRRLDIDCIDLYYQHRIDTTIPIEETIGELKKLVEEGKVKYIGLSEASPDTIRRAHAVHPITAVQMEWSLWSRDIEPEIVPLCRELGIGIVPYSPLGRGFFGGRGVKEQVPAESVLHGIPRFAPENLEKNKQIYLRMEELANKHQCSPTQLALAWVLHQGDDVVPIPGTTKIKNLDSNIDSLKVKLTDEDLKEMGSQIREEDVAGGRQFASFEHATWKYADTPKKQS